The genome window CGGAGGACGGTGATTCGGCTCGGGCGCTCATCGAAAAGGAAGCTCCGGACTTGGTTTTGCTGGATGTGAATATGCCTGGTGAGGGAGGGCTTCCGGTGGTGAAGTGGGTGAGGGAGACACGGGATCAAACCAAGGTTCTGCTTATGACCGGGGATGTTGATGGGCCGCTTGTGCAGGCATGCCTGCTGGCCGGGGCGGACGGAGTGGTCACCAAGAACACCCACGCCCAAGAGATGGTGCGTGCGGTACGCACGGTAGCGCAGGGAGGAAGTTACCTCTCGAGCGAAGCAACCAAGGCGGTGGTGGCGGCAGTGCGTTCGCAACTCGGCGCAGACCGCAAGCCGGCCAGTTTGACTCCGCAGGAACTCGCGGTCCTCAAAGGGATAGCTCAAGGATTGGGATTCAAGGAGATCGCGATGCGAATGCAACTGAGCCCGAAGACCGTTGAGACTTATCGTGCCCGGCTCGTGCGCAAAACGGGATTGAGGACGAAGGTCGCCCTTGCACGCTTCGCCGTCGAGCGCGGGCTGGATAAGATGTGATCTTGTCGGGGGAATGCCTGACAGGAGGTCGGGAATAAGCGGCGCTTTGCGAGCCCCCACACCGGTGGAATCGTGTTAGGATTTGCCGCTTAACTCTGCACGCACCACCCAACCACATGAACGCCAGCAATCCCGAAAACTCCAATTCACTGCAGCCTCCCGCGGACCAGCGCCTTGCGGAATCTCAAATGCTGGGCAGTCAAGTCCCGGCTGCCCGTGACGATAGAAAGAAACGAGGAGGACGCATTATGAATGACGAGCAGACTGCGAGAGCGAAAAAGAGGATATTAGTCGTAGACGATGATGCGATGGTAAGGGACGTGCTGGTCCACACGCTCGAAACGCTCGGTCATGATGCCCAGATGGTCGTCGACAGTCGCGAGACGCTTGCGCTGGTCGCAAACTTCAAGCCGCATGCAATTCTCCTCGATATTGTGATGCCTGACCGAGACGGTTTTGAACTCCTTGGAGAACTTCGAATCCGGCATCCCGAGGTCCCGGTTATCGCAATGACAGGGGGTGGGCGCATGGCGGCCTCGCAATTGTTGCGCCTGGCTACCATGCTTGGCGCAACGGGGATCCTGCCGAAACCTTTCAGTTTGGACGCGGTTGAAGTGACTCTCTCATCGCTGTTCGAGTCACAGCCCAAGTCGGTGTAAAATGCGAGTCACGCAGGCACTTAGCTTGCGTGTGCACAGAATCCGGGTAGTTTCGATGCGTTGGTACAGACTCCCCCGACCTCCCTGTCCCGATGAGTGACGCTGCACAAGGAGAACAGGTGCATGCGCGCACCGCCGATTCTCTTCCCAAGAGCTTGATTCCACCGGACGTACGCAGTCCGGTGGTAAACTTTGGTTTGATCGTGGCGTCCGTCGGAGGCCTGATTCTACTTGCGATCTCAAGTGTCACGAGCGCGAACTGGGACTTTACGCACCCAATTCTGCTAGGCTTGGTTCTTCTCCAGGTGTTTGCCGGGGTGGCGGCCCTCAAGCGATCGTGGCCCTTCAAATTCCGCGCGACAGTTCTGCTCGGATATTTTGCTCTCTTTGCCCTATTGGTCGCCGCCTATCGCGGACCGACGGTGCTGGCATCGTTCCTCCTGCTTACCTGTATCTTGCTTTCTGCAATGATGTTTGGACGGAGGGCGATGATCCTCATGCTAGTGATCGAAGTGATCGCCGTCACCTGCGCTGCAGTCCTTTGGTGCAAAGGCATTCTGCCCTTGGAAAACGGCCCGGTGCAAGTGGGCCCCACGCAGCCACTGTTTTGGATCCAGTGGGCCATTGCCTTCCTCGTAGGGAGTGCATCCATCTGTGCCTTGATCTTCTTCCTGCTGCGCAAGCTGGACCAGTACTATCGGGAAGAGCGCCGAATGTTCCAGTACCTCGCCCGGGAGCAGCAGCTGCGCGCACAGGCCGAGTTGAGCCGCTTGCAGGCTGAGATAGAGAAGAGGACTGCAGAGAGCGAATTCGGAATGCTGTGGAAGACGACGCCCCTGGGTCTGAGCCTGGTTCGGAGCCGCATTTTCATCAGAGTCAACAGCCGGATGTCGGACATCTTTGGCTACGACGAACAGGAGTTCGTGGGCAAATCAAGTGAGTTGCTTTATCGTGATCGCGAAGAGTTTCTCCGAGTTGGAGAGGAACTGCTCACCGGGCTGAAGGAACGCGGGTATGCGACCATGGAAGTCGAAGGTAGGCATAAGAAAGGGCACCTGCTCCATCTCTTCCTCACAGCGACGCCCCACGGCACAGGCTCCATTGATGAAGGCTATGTGGTGACCTGCATGGATGTGTCCCATGTCAAGCGGATCGAGCAGGCGCGGGAGGAGCTCGAAACGGCGAAACGCGAGGCGGAGGCGGCCAGCCGCGCCAAGAGTGCGTTCCTCGCCAACATGTCGCACGAGATTCGCACGCCGCTGAATGCAATCCTCGGATTCACCCAGCTGCTGATGAGGGACAAGCACCTGCCGCAGGAGCAGAGGGAGCAGCTCCGCATCATTGATCGGAATGGCGAGCACCTGCTCGCCTTGATCAACGACATCCTCGAAATTTCAAAGATTGAAGCTGGGCGGAGTCCGTTGAACCTCTCATCCGTCGACGTCCGGCGAGTCTGCAGCGACCTTGCCGACACCTTTCGCCTCAAGGCTGAGTCGAAGCGAATCGGGTGGATAGTGACCTGCGACCCGGCGCTGCCGCAGTGGATCGAGACCGATCCGAGCAAGCTGCGCATGGTCCTGATCAATCTCGTCGGCAACGCAGTCAAGTTCACGCAAAAGGGACGGGTGGAGCTCAGGACGCGCATCGCGGACGCCGTGGAAACGGGCAGGAAGCGAGTCTGGTTTGAGGTGCAGGACACCGGTCCGGGCATCGCGGCCGAGGAACAGGCGCGCCTCTTCCAGACCTTTGCACAGACGGAAACCGGGCGCGACGCCGGTGGCACGGGCTTGGGCCTCGCGATCAGCCGCCACTATGCGCGCATGCTTGGCGGAGACGTGTATGTGGACAGCGAGGTCGGCCAGGGTAGCGTATTTAAACTTTGGATACCAATGGAGGCGGCCGCGGGTCCGTCCTCGCCGACCGACAGTCGTGCCCCGATTGAAGTCGAGGGGAGGCCCCGCGTGTTGGTGGTCGATGATGTCGACGACAACCGGCTGCTTCTGAAGGAAATGCTCGTACGGGCAGGCTACGAGGTGCGGGAGGCATTCAACGGGGAGGAAGCGGTGCGTGTAACCGACGAATGGCTGCCGGAATGCATTCTCATGGACATGCGCATGCCGGTCATGGACGGCCCGACAGCGATGCGGCAGATCCGTGAGAAGCACGGGCAGAGCATCCGCATCCTGAGCCTTTCGGCGAGTGCGTTTACGGAAGATCAGATTGCATACAGCAAGGCTGGCGCAGACGGCTTCATCCCGAAACCCCTCAGGGAGCAGGACTTGCTTGCGGCACTCTCGCGGCTCCTGGGTCGCGACGTTAAACAGGCGAAGGGAGGCTCCTGTCCACCGACGCCGCAGAGTGGGGGAGGAGATTGGCTCCCGCCGGATAATTGGGTGAGGGAGATTCAGGCGGCCTGCAGGGAGGCGGATTTCCGTGCATTGAAACAACTCCTGGCACAAGAGGACGTGGAGGCACACCCGCGGGTGAAAGCGATGCGCATTGCATTGACTGCCTTCAATTATGAGGAAATTGAACGTCTGGTGCAGGTGAAGCCGTGAGTCTCAAACTCGACAAATGGAGCAACTTCTCTAGGGTCGCAGCAATGTGGGAATTCATGCTTGGCGCAGTGGCAGCGGTGAGTGTCGGAGCACTGCTGGTCGTGACCTTTCTCCTCAAACGAGATCTCAGACGCCTGGCGGGCCAGCTTGAGGCGGTCTTCAAGAACTCACCCTATCCAATCGTCGTCAACCGGCTTGAGGATGGAGCATTCCTTCGCGTAAACGAGGCGTTCTGCCGTGAGAACCAAATCACCGAGGAAGAAGTGACACGTGCTCCGTTGACTCAACAATTACCTCCTCATCTGTGGGCTGGTTTTGAGCGGGTGCGTTCACGCCTCCTGAATTCAGGTGCAATCCATAACCAGGAGGTTCGCACGCTCCTCCCCAACGGGATGCAGCGCGACCAGATTGTCTCTTCGACGCTAATCGACTGGAACGGCGTTCGGTGCAGTTTGACGATGACGGTGGATATCAGCGAGCGAAGGGCAGCGGAACGTGAGCGTGCGGAGGTCCAAGCAAGGTATCAGCGCCTGTACCAGGGATTGATTGACGGCTTTGCGGCGGTGGACCTCAACGGGCGATTCACCGATGCCAATTGGGCCTTTCAGGAGATGGTCGGATACAACGAGGAGGAACTAAAGCAGAAGACCGTCCTCGACCTCACCCCATCGAAATGGATTGAGTTTGAGCAGCGTCTTGTGCGTGAGCAGGCCTCCGTACGCGGTTTCACCGACCCGTATGAGAAAGAGTATCGCTGCAAGGATGGAACCCTTGTTCAGGTGGAGCTTCGCGTTCACCTCGAGCGGGATGAACAGGGACACCCCGTGGGATACTGGTGCCTGGTGCGTCCCTGCAAGGAGCGCCGTCTCACCCTGCACTCCTGACGCATCATGACTTCACGCGACCCGTCACTACCCGACATTCTCGCCGTTGATGATACGCCGGCGAACCTTCAGTTGTTGGTGGACCTCTTGTCGGAACGGGGGCATCGCGTGCGACCGGTCACGAGTGGAGAGATGGCGATGCGGGCATTGTCGGCGAGCAAGCCGGATCTGGTTTTACTCGATGTAAACATGCCTGGTATTTCCGGCTACGAGGTGTGCAAGCGAATGAAGGAGAACGAGGAAACGCGTGACATACCGGTTATCTTTCTTTCGGCGCTCGATGAGCCTTCCGTGAAGGTACTCGCCTTCAAATGCGGCGGCGTTGATTACATCACGAAACCCTTCCAGGTGGACGAAGTCGTCGCGCGTGTTGCCACCCACCTGGAATTGCGCAACCAGCGCAAGCGCCTGCAGGAGCAGAACCAGAAGCTGTGTGAAATGGAGCAACTCCGCGACTCGCTCGTTCACATGATCGTGCACGACATGCGATCGCCCCTGCTTGCGATCAGCCTGAACCTGGAGCTGTTGGCACAATCCAGTCTAGCTGATCCAGAGGATCTGCGCATGGTCGCAGATGCCAGGAAGTGTACCTTGGCGCTGGTGCAAATGGCGGAGCAGATGCTCGATGTCAGCCGGCTGGAAGCGCATGCGATGCCCTTGGACAAGCGAGACACCGATCTCACCGCACTGGTGGAAAGTGTGATCCAGGACTTTGGCAGTACGCTTGCGGACCGCCGTGTCGCGGTGCATGCGCGAAGTGCCGTCATGGCATCCTGTGACGGTGCCCTGATACGGCGTGTCACCTGCAATCTGATGAGCAATGCCGTCAAGTACACCCGGTCTGGGGGTTCGATCCAAGTGCGGATCCACGCGCTGCAAACGGAAGTGCGGGTGGAAGTGGAGGATGATGGGGTGGGAATACCTGAGGATAAGCTCCCCGGACTTTTCGAGAAATTTTCGCAGGCTTCCAACCAGGATGCGCGGAGAGGCCACGGCTTGGGGCTGGCTTTTGTACGTCTTGTCGCGGAGGCGCACGGAGGCAACGTCGGCGTGACCAGCACAGTAGGAAAGGGGACGCGCTTGTGGTTCTCCCTGCCCACGGTCAACGTCCAACCGTCCCTAGCCACGCCCACTTTGTGAAGCCGGATTGACCGCTCGAGGGAACTCGCCTTCCTTGCCGTCAATGTCGTCACTCCCACATCCGGCAACCAAGGCCTCCTCCAAACTCAGCTTGAGGCGCACCCTCCGTTTGAGCGTGATCGATGGTTTGGTGGCGATGCCGATCGTGACCATGTCCCTCCCAGTCAATGTGTTTTTGGCCGCGCTGTTCACGAAGGGCCTGCACCTGCCCAAGACGGACATCGGTCTGATCACCTCGCTGCCGTTCTTCTGCAATTTTCTTCAGGTTTTCTTTTCTCCCTTCATCAGTCGCGTCCTCAGTCCGCGAATGACGACGGTGTGGTTCGCCTCCATCCATTGCGTTACCTGGGCAGTGGTGGCGGTGCTGTTATCCTATGTCCCGGTCCATGACTCCGAGACCACGACCCGCTGGCTTTCGCTGTGGTTTTTTGTCAGCAGCTTGGCGGCAGCGGTTGCAGGCATTGGCTGGAATCAATGGGTGCAGGAACTCGTGCCCGCCCGACTGCGCGGTAAATACTTCGGTCGTCGCAACGGGTTGCTGTCATTCTCAAATACGGCCTTCCTTTTGCTGGCGGGCTGGGCCCTGGAAACCTGGAACTATTCCGTCGAGGTGTTCCAAGGTGTCATCGCCGGCGCGGTTTTCCTGCGCCTTTTTTCCCTCAGGTGGCTTTATCAAATGCCGGAATCGCCCGAACCGGTGAAACCGGACCGCGACATCAAGGCGGAACTGAAAACGGTACAGGCATCGCGATCCCTGCTCGCTTTTGTGGCGTTTGGAGCGATCTGGTCCTTTGCGGCCAACATGTTCGGGCCTTTCTATCACGTGTTCATGTTCGAGAAGCTGGAGATGAGTGCGCTGCAGATCAGCTTGCTCGCTGTGATTGCAGCCTTTGGTGGTGCGCTTTCGCTTCCGGCTTGGGGCCAATTGCTCGACCGGTTTGGCAACAAATCGGTGATGACCCTCTCGCTGCTCCTCTGGCAGGTGCAGAATCTTTTCTGGTGTTTCCTCGGCCCTGAGAACAAAGAGTGGCTGTACTGGATGTGGCTTGCGGGTGGCACGGTGAGCGCCGGGTTTGTGCTGGGCCAGTTCACCCTTTTGCTGAAGTTGATTCCGGTGGAGGCCAAGAGCCTCGCGATCGGTGTGAATCTGGCTGTGACGTCGATCATTGCGGCCATGGCCCCGATATCCGGTGGCTGGATCCTGACGTGGGCGCTTGCGCGCTGGCCCGAGGCGGAATTTCAAGTGTACCACGTGTGTTTCCTGGCCCAGCCCGTCATTGCGTCGCTGGGTGCACTGCTGCTTTTGCGCGTGCGTGAACCAGCCGCGCGCTCATTCACCTCGGTTGTTGGCGCGATGCGCAACATCCGAACCCTGAGCGGCATTTTCGGCATGAGCTTCCTTGTGAACTACGTGTTTTATCGGGACGAGAAGGCGAAGTCGGGCCGCTAGGCGAGGCTGCGTAGGCAGAGCCGCTTAGAAGTTGAGGCGCCTGCTTCTCTCGCGCCGCCTGGCTGGTTCGACCGGTTCGTCCGGCTCGGCCTTGCTGGCTCCGCCTAGCGGCTCTGCCTACGCGGCTTGGCTCTTCGGCTCGGCCAAACGGCTGTGAACAACTTGGGAGCAACAATTCGCACTGTCGCGACGGGAGTTTACTTGACCTTTGGGGGGTAAAATGGGGAGAAATGGGGCGTTGTGGGGCACCCGACCTGCCCGCCCGATGGCTCTCCTTGGAAAAACGTTCTACTCCGGCCTGTTTAGGCACGCTCTCGACGACAAGAATCGTCTTACGATTCCGTCGGCATGGCGTGCTGCGCACGCGGAAGGGGAACAGTTCCTCGCGACCCCGCATCCGGACGGCTATGTGGCTGTCCTCCCGCCCGCCGAGGTGGAGAAACTTTACGAGAAGGTGGCGGCCAAGGCACTTACCGACAGGGAGGCGCAGGATGCGTTTGCGCGTTTCTTCGCTGAGTGCCTGGCCTTCACCTTCGATAAGCAAGGCCGCTTCGGCCTTTCGCCTGAGCTTCAGCGCCACGCGAGCATCGGTCGCGATGTCGTGCTCGTGGGTGTGGGTAACAAATTCTCGCTGTACAGTCCGGAGGCCTGGGACCGGGTGGCACAGCGCACCTCGGGCGATTCGCCTGGTGACCTGATCCGCCGGATCGGCATCTGACGCCGTGAACCCCCAAGCGATGCCCATGGCCGCCGGTCATCAATCCGTGCTCCTTAACGAGGTCATCGCGCTCCTGGCCCCAGCGCCGGGCGCGCACTTCGTTGATGCGACCTTTGGTGGCGGCGGGCACACGCGAGCCCTGCTTGAGGCGGGTGCCAGTGTGACGGCCTACGATCGGGATCCGGCCGCCCTTGCACGCGCAGAGGCGTTGAGTGGGGAGTTTCCGGGCAAATTCCGACTGATCTCTGCCAATTTCAGCCAGCTTGTCTCCCTCGCCGAGCGCGAGTTGAAGGGTGTGTTGTTCGATCTAGGCTTGTCGTCGTTCCAACTCGACGAGGGAGACCGTGGCTTTTCCTTTCGCCTGGATGCACCCGCCGACATGCGGATGGACACGCGAGTGGGTGTCCCAGCCTCGGAGTGGCTTGAGACCGCGACCGAGGAAATGCTTGTTCGCGCGGTTCGCGATTTTGGAGAGGAGTCCCATTGGCGCCGCGTCGTGCAGGCAATCGTGAAGGCACGTGGCACGGGCGCACTGGGGAGGACGAGTTCGCTCGCCGAGCTCATCTCGGCTGCCATTCCTGCTCGTGATCGCCATGGCAGTCGCATCCATCCTGCCACGCGTGCCTTCCAGGGCATTCGCATCGCCATCAATGATGAGATTGGCGCGATCGAAAAGGCCTTGCCTGCCGCCTTTGAGCGCCTGGCCAGCGGGGGTGTCCTCGCTGTCATCAGCTTTCATTCCCTCGAAGACCGGCCGGTGAAACAGGCCTTTCGCCGCCTTTGCGGCCAACCGCTCGACGAGAACGACCACACCCCGCAGCAGTTCCGCACCCGCGTTGCCGAGCCGCTGACGCGCCGCCCCGTTACGCCCGGCGACGCCGAGATTGCCCAGAACCCGCGCAGCCGCTCCGCCAAGCTGCGAGCCATCAGGAAACTTTAGGTCCCGCTCCCATGAACACGACCGACCGCCACGCTTTTGTGAATCACATGCTTGTCTACACCCTGGTCATGATCGGCCTCTCCGGCTCGATCGGGCTCGCCACGGTGTGGATGCGCAACCAGATGGCCCAGACTGCCAACCGCATCAAGGTCGCCGAGACCCGCACGATGGAACTCGAGCGCAGGCTCGCCGAGACCGGCAGCCTCATCGCCAGCGAGCAATCACCGGACGTCCTGCGCCGCCGCAATGTCGAGTGGAACCTCGGGCTGGTGCAGCCTCGCGAGGACCAGGTGGTGCGCGTGGATGGCCGGCCGGAACAGCGACTCGCGGCTAAGCGCAACGCTGAGATCTTCAACACCGCCCCCGCGATCACTCCCGTCAACCTGTTGCTAAGCGACGCCCGTTAACCCCCGACCATGTCACGGGGCTTCGCCTCCAATTACCGCATCGTTCTCCTTTCC of Opitutaceae bacterium contains these proteins:
- a CDS encoding hybrid sensor histidine kinase/response regulator, with amino-acid sequence MTSRDPSLPDILAVDDTPANLQLLVDLLSERGHRVRPVTSGEMAMRALSASKPDLVLLDVNMPGISGYEVCKRMKENEETRDIPVIFLSALDEPSVKVLAFKCGGVDYITKPFQVDEVVARVATHLELRNQRKRLQEQNQKLCEMEQLRDSLVHMIVHDMRSPLLAISLNLELLAQSSLADPEDLRMVADARKCTLALVQMAEQMLDVSRLEAHAMPLDKRDTDLTALVESVIQDFGSTLADRRVAVHARSAVMASCDGALIRRVTCNLMSNAVKYTRSGGSIQVRIHALQTEVRVEVEDDGVGIPEDKLPGLFEKFSQASNQDARRGHGLGLAFVRLVAEAHGGNVGVTSTVGKGTRLWFSLPTVNVQPSLATPTL
- a CDS encoding ATP-binding protein, giving the protein MSDAAQGEQVHARTADSLPKSLIPPDVRSPVVNFGLIVASVGGLILLAISSVTSANWDFTHPILLGLVLLQVFAGVAALKRSWPFKFRATVLLGYFALFALLVAAYRGPTVLASFLLLTCILLSAMMFGRRAMILMLVIEVIAVTCAAVLWCKGILPLENGPVQVGPTQPLFWIQWAIAFLVGSASICALIFFLLRKLDQYYREERRMFQYLAREQQLRAQAELSRLQAEIEKRTAESEFGMLWKTTPLGLSLVRSRIFIRVNSRMSDIFGYDEQEFVGKSSELLYRDREEFLRVGEELLTGLKERGYATMEVEGRHKKGHLLHLFLTATPHGTGSIDEGYVVTCMDVSHVKRIEQAREELETAKREAEAASRAKSAFLANMSHEIRTPLNAILGFTQLLMRDKHLPQEQREQLRIIDRNGEHLLALINDILEISKIEAGRSPLNLSSVDVRRVCSDLADTFRLKAESKRIGWIVTCDPALPQWIETDPSKLRMVLINLVGNAVKFTQKGRVELRTRIADAVETGRKRVWFEVQDTGPGIAAEEQARLFQTFAQTETGRDAGGTGLGLAISRHYARMLGGDVYVDSEVGQGSVFKLWIPMEAAAGPSSPTDSRAPIEVEGRPRVLVVDDVDDNRLLLKEMLVRAGYEVREAFNGEEAVRVTDEWLPECILMDMRMPVMDGPTAMRQIREKHGQSIRILSLSASAFTEDQIAYSKAGADGFIPKPLREQDLLAALSRLLGRDVKQAKGGSCPPTPQSGGGDWLPPDNWVREIQAACREADFRALKQLLAQEDVEAHPRVKAMRIALTAFNYEEIERLVQVKP
- a CDS encoding mraZ produces the protein MALLGKTFYSGLFRHALDDKNRLTIPSAWRAAHAEGEQFLATPHPDGYVAVLPPAEVEKLYEKVAAKALTDREAQDAFARFFAECLAFTFDKQGRFGLSPELQRHASIGRDVVLVGVGNKFSLYSPEAWDRVAQRTSGDSPGDLIRRIGI
- a CDS encoding response regulator, with amino-acid sequence MNASNPENSNSLQPPADQRLAESQMLGSQVPAARDDRKKRGGRIMNDEQTARAKKRILVVDDDAMVRDVLVHTLETLGHDAQMVVDSRETLALVANFKPHAILLDIVMPDRDGFELLGELRIRHPEVPVIAMTGGGRMAASQLLRLATMLGATGILPKPFSLDAVEVTLSSLFESQPKSV
- the rsmH gene encoding 16S rRNA (cytosine(1402)-N(4))-methyltransferase RsmH; the protein is MNPQAMPMAAGHQSVLLNEVIALLAPAPGAHFVDATFGGGGHTRALLEAGASVTAYDRDPAALARAEALSGEFPGKFRLISANFSQLVSLAERELKGVLFDLGLSSFQLDEGDRGFSFRLDAPADMRMDTRVGVPASEWLETATEEMLVRAVRDFGEESHWRRVVQAIVKARGTGALGRTSSLAELISAAIPARDRHGSRIHPATRAFQGIRIAINDEIGAIEKALPAAFERLASGGVLAVISFHSLEDRPVKQAFRRLCGQPLDENDHTPQQFRTRVAEPLTRRPVTPGDAEIAQNPRSRSAKLRAIRKL
- a CDS encoding MFS transporter, with the translated sequence MSSLPHPATKASSKLSLRRTLRLSVIDGLVAMPIVTMSLPVNVFLAALFTKGLHLPKTDIGLITSLPFFCNFLQVFFSPFISRVLSPRMTTVWFASIHCVTWAVVAVLLSYVPVHDSETTTRWLSLWFFVSSLAAAVAGIGWNQWVQELVPARLRGKYFGRRNGLLSFSNTAFLLLAGWALETWNYSVEVFQGVIAGAVFLRLFSLRWLYQMPESPEPVKPDRDIKAELKTVQASRSLLAFVAFGAIWSFAANMFGPFYHVFMFEKLEMSALQISLLAVIAAFGGALSLPAWGQLLDRFGNKSVMTLSLLLWQVQNLFWCFLGPENKEWLYWMWLAGGTVSAGFVLGQFTLLLKLIPVEAKSLAIGVNLAVTSIIAAMAPISGGWILTWALARWPEAEFQVYHVCFLAQPVIASLGALLLLRVREPAARSFTSVVGAMRNIRTLSGIFGMSFLVNYVFYRDEKAKSGR
- a CDS encoding PAS domain-containing protein, which translates into the protein MSLKLDKWSNFSRVAAMWEFMLGAVAAVSVGALLVVTFLLKRDLRRLAGQLEAVFKNSPYPIVVNRLEDGAFLRVNEAFCRENQITEEEVTRAPLTQQLPPHLWAGFERVRSRLLNSGAIHNQEVRTLLPNGMQRDQIVSSTLIDWNGVRCSLTMTVDISERRAAERERAEVQARYQRLYQGLIDGFAAVDLNGRFTDANWAFQEMVGYNEEELKQKTVLDLTPSKWIEFEQRLVREQASVRGFTDPYEKEYRCKDGTLVQVELRVHLERDEQGHPVGYWCLVRPCKERRLTLHS
- a CDS encoding response regulator transcription factor, producing the protein MLANICKLLHLRFMAYRVVIVDDHPVLRQGLRGVFSREEDLIVVGEAEDGDSARALIEKEAPDLVLLDVNMPGEGGLPVVKWVRETRDQTKVLLMTGDVDGPLVQACLLAGADGVVTKNTHAQEMVRAVRTVAQGGSYLSSEATKAVVAAVRSQLGADRKPASLTPQELAVLKGIAQGLGFKEIAMRMQLSPKTVETYRARLVRKTGLRTKVALARFAVERGLDKM